CTTGCCAATCAGCATAAAGAACACGAGGCCCGTAAACGAATCGAGGTAGCCCGGGCCGGTGCCCGACAGGATTTCGTAGCTGCTGACGCCGAACAAGGCCGTCAGACCTAGGCTGATCGGAAAGTCAAGATTGATGTAGCGCTGCCGGATGCCGGCCCAGGCCGAGCGGTAGAAATCCTGGGCGCTGTAGAGCAGCACGGGCAACGACAGCACCAGGCTGATGTAGCCGAAAAACCGCCCAAACTCGTGCGCCAGCTCGTCGGTAAACGAGAGGTAATCGGGGAAAGCCAGCAGCATTACGTTGCCGAAGCAGAACCCCGCCAAGCCCAGCTTGTAGTAAATGGCCCGCGAGCCGTGGTTGGGCTGCGCGCCCAGCTCGGCCAGCGTAATCTGCGGCTCGTAACCTAGGGCGGTCAGCAGCTTCACCACGTCCTTCAGCGAGGTTTCCGTGGGCACGTAGTTGATGCTGATTTCCTTGCGCAGAAAGTTCACCCGCGACTCCGACACGCCCGGGTTCAGTTTGTACAGGTTCTCGAGCAGGTAAATGCACGAGGCGCAGTGCATTTGCGGCAGCGTAAGCGTGAGGCGAGCCAGCTTATCGGAGCGGAAGCTCAGCAGCTGCGCCTGCACCGATTCCTCGTCGAGGTAATCGAAGCGGCCGGGCAGCTCCACTTCCTTTACTTTCTGGCCGGGGTGCTCTTCCGAAAGCGAGTAGTAGTTGCAGAGGTTGTTGGCCTCGAGCAGCTCGTACACGGCCTTGCAGCCCTGGCAGCAAAACGGCTTCTCGTGCAGCACAATCGGCTGCTCGGGGCAGTCGTCGCCGCAGTGGGTGCAGGCCGTATGGGTGTGGGTATGTGCAGCGGTGATGTTCACGCGGTTGGTCAGCTCTGGTGGCTGCACAAATTTCCCCCGCTTACCTAGGGCAAAAGATGACGAATGTCAGGCACCCGGGCTGATACTAGTCAGCGCCCGCCCGCGAACCGAGCAGGACTTTTGGGATGTTGTTCGGGCTGCCTGTAGCGTGGGCTTGGCTGCGCTACTGCTCAACGCCCACTTTACACCCGCTGTATTTCGCCTTATGCGTTCTTCTCATAATACCTTCGCGCTGCTGCTGGTGCTGGCCTTGTTTGTGTGGGCGGGCATGGTGGCGGCTATTTCCTTTATGGAGGCTCCGCTCAAGTTCACGGCTCCCAACATCACGGTGGTGCTGGGCGTGGGCATTGGCCGCATCGTGTTTCACGCGCTCAACAAGGCCGAATTGGTGCTGAGCGTGGTGGCGCTGCTGAGCGCCGGCGTGCTGGGCGTGCCGTCGCGCATTTGGCTGGCCCTGCTCACGGTAGTCATGGTTTTGCTGGCCCAAACGCTTTGGCTGCTGCCGGCCCTCGATGCCCGCGCCGCCGCGCTGCTGGCCGGCTCACCCAACCCGCCCAGCTCCCAGCACCTCACGTATGTAGTGCTGGAGGCCGTCAAGCTAATCGGTCTGATTATCAGCGGCACCATGGCCTTTAGCTGGCTGATGCGCATGGCCCGGCGGCGCGAAGACCACCGCCGCATTGCTGCTTAACTTACCTTTCTCGTTGGGCATTGCCCGCTTTCGCTTTCCGCTCTATGCCGAGCCCCACCACCCCTCCGGCCGCCCTCCCCGATATCACCACCGAAGCCGACATCCAGAAGCTGGTCGACACCTTTTACGATAAGGTGAACCAGGATGCGCTCCTCGGTCCGGTGTTCAACGAAATTGCCGCGGTGCACTGGCCCAAGCACCTGCCCACCATGTACGACTTCTGGAGCTCGGTGCTGTTTGGCACCATGCGCTACAAGGGCCGTCCCTTCCCCAAGCACCTGGCCTTGCCCATCGAAGGCGAGCATTTTCAGCGCTGGCTGCAGCTGTTTTATGCCACCGTGCAGGAAAATTTTGCCGGCCCCAAAGCCGAGGAAGCCAAAGTCAAAGCGCTCAACATCGCCTCGATGTTCGAGTACAAGATGAAAGCCGCCAAGTCGCCGCTGTCGATACTGTAAGACCCGGGCGCCCGCCCCGTTGAGGCGGGGCGGGCACCGGCTCTGGCTCCTGCGCAATGTGTGCCGTAGCATCACCTAGGCGGTCTGGCTTCTTGCGCCTGGCCTTACTTTGCGTTTTTATCAACAGAATTTTTTAATTTGATTATCAAGCGAATACCAAGCTTATGAGTCAACGTGCAAACGTTTGCACTAATTTCGCCTAACCTGCGCGCAAGCTCTACCGTATTTCGAGCCCTAGTTCCCTCGTTCTATGAAAACCACCCCGACTTCCGCCCTCACCGACATCACCCGCGAAGCCGACGTTAAAACGCTCGTGGACTGCTTTTGCGAGAAGGTTGACCACGACGAGGTGCTGAGCCCGGTATACAACGCGGTAGCCCGCGTGCACTGGCCGCACCACCTGTTTTCGATGTACGATTTCTGGAGCTCCAGGCTGCTTGGCCCGCAGCCTGCCCCCGCCGCTGCCGAGGCGCCTACCCAGGAGGCCGGCTTGTCGTTTGCCGGCCCGCACTCCGGCCGCTGGCTCAACTTGTTCAACGCCACGGTGCAGGAGCACTTTGCCGGCCCCAAAGCCGAGCAAGCCATAGCTACCGCCCGCACCATTGCCCTCAACGATAACGAGGCCGCTGCCTAGCCGCTGCGCCGCCCGGCGCACCTAGGGCACTGGCTCAACAAAAAAGCCCGGCTTTGCAGCCGGGCTTTTTTGTTGAAGCGGTTGGGGGCTTACACACCCAGCAGCAGGCGGGTGGGGTCCTCGAGCAGCTCCTTCACGCGCACCAAGAACGACACCGACTCGCGGCCGTCGATGATGCGGTGGTCGTAGCTAAGGGCCAGGTACATCATGGGCCGGATTACCACCTGGCCGTTTTCGGCTACGGGGCGCTGCACGATGTTGTGCATACCCAGAATGGCCGACTGCGGCGCGTTGATAATCGGGGTGCTCATCATCGAGCCGAAGATGCCACCGTTGGTAATGGTGAACGTGCCGCCGGTCATTTGCTCGATGGTGAGCTTGTTGTCGCGGGCCAGCGAAGCCAGGCGCACGATTTCCTTCTCGATGCCGTCGAACGACAGCTGCTCGGCGTTGCGGATTACCGGCACCACCAAACCCTTCGGGGCCGATACGGCGATGCTGATGTCGCAGAAATCGTTGTATACGATGTCGGTGCCATCGATTTGCGCATTCACGGCCGGCCACTCCTGCAGGGCCACGCACACGGCCTTGGTGAAGAACGACATGAAGCCGAGGCCCACCGAGTGCTTCTCCTTGAACTTGTCTTTGAACTTGTTGCGCAAGTCCATGATGGGCTGCATGTTCACCTCGTTGAAGGTGGTAAGCATGGCCGTTTCGTTTTTCACCGACACCAGGCGGCGCGAAACCGTTTTGCGCAGGTTGCTCATCCGCTCGCGGCGCTGGTTGCGGTTGCCGGGCAAGCTGTTAGCTGTTGGCTGTTGGCTATTAGCCGCAGCGGGGGCAGCAGCGGCCGGAGCCGGTGCAGCAGCCGGAGCAGCTGCTTGCGGCTGGGCTTTCAGGGCGTCCTCTTTGGTAATGCGACCATCGCGGCCGGTGCCTTGCACGTTGGCCGCGTTGATGCCTTTTTCGTCGAGGATTTTGCCGGCGGCCGGCGAAGGCGTGCCAGCAGCGTAAGCCGAGCTACCACCCACCGAAGCCGAAGCGGCCGGAGCCGCCGCGGCAGCCTGCGGAGCAGCCGCCGGAGCCGCGGCACCCGCCGAAGCACCAGCACCCTCGATGCGGGCAATTACCGCCCCGATGCCGATGGTTTCGCCTTCTTTCACGGCGTGGCGCAGCGTGCCGCTGGCCTCCGAAGGCAGCTCAAACGTGGCCTTGTCCGATTCCAGCTCGGCAATAACCTCGTCGCGCGATACCTGAGCGCCGTCGGGCTTCAGCCACTTGGCCACCGTTACTTCTGTGATGGACTCGCCCACGGTCGGGATTTTCATCTCCACCGTGCCACCGCCCGCGTTGCCAGCAGCAGCGGCCGGAGCGGCGTTGGTGGGCGTGTCGGCCGAGCCGGCCTGCGAGCCGCCGTAGCCCGATTGGTTGCTGGCCTGCGGGTTTTGCTCCCCTTGCGTTATCGGGTCGGTGGCACCTAGGGCCGGGGCCGACGCCGTAGCCGTAGCAGCAGGTGCAGCCGCGGGCGCCGCGGCCACAGCGCCGTCGCCGCCGATTTCGGCGATAACCGCGCCGATGCCGATGGTTTCGCCTTCAGCCACGCGAATTTTCAGCACACCGTCGCCCTCGGCGGGCAGCTCAAACGTGGCTTTGTCCGACTCGAGTTCGGCAATTACTTCGTCGCGCTTCACGGCCTCGCCGTCTTTCTTAAGCCACTTGGCGATGGTTACTTCCGTGATGGATTCGCCGACGGCGGGTATTTTAATTTCCAGAGCCATGTACTAGCTGGTGGGAAAGGATGTCGTTGGATATGGGAAAGTAGGCAGCTGCCGCCGATGTAGCGCGAACCCTAGGTCGGCCAGGCCAACTTTTTGGTTCGCGCTGCACCGGCAGCGGCTTAGTCTACGCGCTTAGCCGTGGCGGCCGTGGTTTTGATGTTCTGGTCTTCGACTTCGCTTTGCTTGATGCCGAAGGCCCGGGCCACGATTTGCTTTTGCTCCTGCACGTGCACCTTGTTGTAGCCGGTAGCCGGCGAAGCCGAAGGCTTGCGGGCTACTACGTCGGCCAGCTCGCGGCGCATAAAGCGGAGCATGTAGTTCCAGTAACCCATGTTTTCGGGCTCTTCCTGCACCCAGATGAGCTCGGCTTTGGGGTACTTGGCCAGCTCGGCCTGCAGCTGCGTTTGCGGGAAGGGGTGCAGCTGCTCAAGGCGTACAATGGCCACGTCCTTGTGCTCGCTCTTGGTTTGCTCCTCCAGCAGGTCGTAGTACACCTTGCCCGAGCACAGCAGCACGCGCTTCACCTTCTTGGCATCGGCATAAGTATCGCCCAACACTTCGCGGAAGCCGCCCGAGGTGAACTCCTCTACCGGCGACATGCACAGCGGATGGCGCAGCAGCGACTTCGGCGACATTACCACGCAGGGCTTGCGGAAATTCCAGGCCAGCTGACGACGCAGCAAGTGGAAGAAGTTGGCCGGCGTGGTGATGTTGGCTACCACCATGTTCAGCTCGGCCGACAGCTGCAGGAAACGCTCGGGGCGGGCGTTGGAGTGCTCGGGGCCCTGGCCTTCGTAGCCGTGGGGCAGCTGCATTACGAGGCCGTTCATGCGCTGCCACTTGCTTTCCGACGACGAAATGAACTGGTCGATCATCGTTTGGGCGCCGTTGGCGAAGTCGCCGAACTGCGCTTCCCAAATAACCAGCGCCGAGGGGTTGGCCATGGCGTAGCCGAATTCGAAGCCCAGCACGCCGTACTCGCTCAGCAGCGAGTTGTAGATGCGCAGCTCTTCGTGCTCACCTTCGATGTGGTTGAGCGGGGTGTACGGCGCCGAGGTAACGGCATCGTGCAGCACGGCGTGGCGGTGCGAGAAAGTGCCGCGTTGCACATCCTGGCCGCTTACGCGCACGATTTTGTTTTCGAGCAGCAGCGAGCCGTAGGCCAGCTGTTCGCCGGCCGCCCAGTTGAGCACGCGCGTTTCGTAGAACATCTTGCGGCGCTCCTTCAGCAGGTTTTCGATCTGCTTGATGGGCTTGAAGCTCTCCGGAATGGTCGTCAGGGCCTTGGCCACTTTCTCTACCACCGCTTCGCTGATGCCCGTCTCCGGCGACTGGTTGAAGTCTTCGGCTTTAGCCCGACCTAGGGTGCGCCACTCGTTTTCGAGGGCCTGGTAGTTGTAGGGCAGCGGCTTCTGCTTCACCATGTCGAGGCGGGCTTGCAGCAGGTCGCGGAACTCGCGGTCCATTTGCTCGGCCAGCTTGGCATCAACCTCGCCGCGCTGCACCAACGTTTCGTTGTATACCTCGCGCGGGTTTTTGTGCTTGCTGATGACGTTGTACAGCGAAGGCTGCGTGAACTTCGGCTCATCCGACTCGTTGTGGCCGTGGCGGCGGTAGCACACCATATCAATAAAGATATCGGCGTGAAACTGCTGACGGTACTCGGTAGCCAGCTGCACGGCAAACACCACGGCTTCGGGGTCGTCGCCGTTTACGTGCAGCACCGGCGCGTCGATAATCTTCGCCAGGTCGGTCGAGTAGATCGACGAGCGGGCATCTTCGAAGTCGGTAGTGAAACCTACCTGGTTGTTGATGACGAAGTGCAGGGTGCCGCCGGTTTTGTAGCCTTCCAATTGCGACATCTGCGTTACCTCGTAGCCAATGCCCTGGCCCGCCACGGCGGCGTCGCCGTGGATCAGAATGGGCAGAATGCGGTTGAAGTCGCCTTTGTAAAGCGTGTCGAGCTTGGCGCGCACAAAGCCTTCCACCACCGGGTTCACGGCCTCTAGGTGCGAGGGGTTCGGGGCGAGCTTCAGGTGCACTTTCTTGCCCGAAGTCGTATCCACCTCCGACGAGTAGCCCATGTGGTACTTCACGTCGCCGTCGCCCATGGTCAGGTCGGGTACGGCCGTGCCCTCGAATTCCGAGAAGATCTGCTCGTACGTCTTGCCCATGATGTTGGCCAACACGTTGAGGCGGCCGCGGTGCGCCATGCCCACTACCACTTCCTCCACGCCCAGCTCAGCACCCTTTTGGATGATGGCATCGAGCGCCGGAATGGTGGTTTCGCCGCCTTCGAGCGAGAAGCGCTTCTGACCTAGGAACTTTGTGTGTAGGAAGTTCTCGAATACTACGGCCTCGTTCAGCTTGCTGAGGATGCGCTTCTTGTACTCAACGCCGGGGTTGAACGACAGCGAGTCGCGCTCCACTTTGTTGCGGAACCAGTCGAGCACCTGCGGGTCGCGGATGTACATGTACTCGAACCCGATGGTGCGCGTGTAAATCTTTTGCAGGGCATCAATGATGTCGCGCAGTTTGGCAC
The sequence above is drawn from the Hymenobacter sp. YIM 151858-1 genome and encodes:
- a CDS encoding 2-oxoglutarate dehydrogenase E1 component, whose translation is MDAYSYIANAHGDYIDQLYQAYKNDPDSVDFGWRKFFEGFDFSQAYPEDGQNGLNGQEVGTGVLTKAASTIGATAISSSDAVSADKETAVRNLIHAYRSRGHLVARTNPVRERKDRKARLSLSDFGLSEADLDTTFRNGELLGLGSGAKLRDIIDALQKIYTRTIGFEYMYIRDPQVLDWFRNKVERDSLSFNPGVEYKKRILSKLNEAVVFENFLHTKFLGQKRFSLEGGETTIPALDAIIQKGAELGVEEVVVGMAHRGRLNVLANIMGKTYEQIFSEFEGTAVPDLTMGDGDVKYHMGYSSEVDTTSGKKVHLKLAPNPSHLEAVNPVVEGFVRAKLDTLYKGDFNRILPILIHGDAAVAGQGIGYEVTQMSQLEGYKTGGTLHFVINNQVGFTTDFEDARSSIYSTDLAKIIDAPVLHVNGDDPEAVVFAVQLATEYRQQFHADIFIDMVCYRRHGHNESDEPKFTQPSLYNVISKHKNPREVYNETLVQRGEVDAKLAEQMDREFRDLLQARLDMVKQKPLPYNYQALENEWRTLGRAKAEDFNQSPETGISEAVVEKVAKALTTIPESFKPIKQIENLLKERRKMFYETRVLNWAAGEQLAYGSLLLENKIVRVSGQDVQRGTFSHRHAVLHDAVTSAPYTPLNHIEGEHEELRIYNSLLSEYGVLGFEFGYAMANPSALVIWEAQFGDFANGAQTMIDQFISSSESKWQRMNGLVMQLPHGYEGQGPEHSNARPERFLQLSAELNMVVANITTPANFFHLLRRQLAWNFRKPCVVMSPKSLLRHPLCMSPVEEFTSGGFREVLGDTYADAKKVKRVLLCSGKVYYDLLEEQTKSEHKDVAIVRLEQLHPFPQTQLQAELAKYPKAELIWVQEEPENMGYWNYMLRFMRRELADVVARKPSASPATGYNKVHVQEQKQIVARAFGIKQSEVEDQNIKTTAATAKRVD
- a CDS encoding group III truncated hemoglobin, which gives rise to MKTTPTSALTDITREADVKTLVDCFCEKVDHDEVLSPVYNAVARVHWPHHLFSMYDFWSSRLLGPQPAPAAAEAPTQEAGLSFAGPHSGRWLNLFNATVQEHFAGPKAEQAIATARTIALNDNEAAA
- a CDS encoding group III truncated hemoglobin: MPSPTTPPAALPDITTEADIQKLVDTFYDKVNQDALLGPVFNEIAAVHWPKHLPTMYDFWSSVLFGTMRYKGRPFPKHLALPIEGEHFQRWLQLFYATVQENFAGPKAEEAKVKALNIASMFEYKMKAAKSPLSIL
- the odhB gene encoding 2-oxoglutarate dehydrogenase complex dihydrolipoyllysine-residue succinyltransferase; the encoded protein is MALEIKIPAVGESITEVTIAKWLKKDGEAVKRDEVIAELESDKATFELPAEGDGVLKIRVAEGETIGIGAVIAEIGGDGAVAAAPAAAPAATATASAPALGATDPITQGEQNPQASNQSGYGGSQAGSADTPTNAAPAAAAGNAGGGTVEMKIPTVGESITEVTVAKWLKPDGAQVSRDEVIAELESDKATFELPSEASGTLRHAVKEGETIGIGAVIARIEGAGASAGAAAPAAAPQAAAAAPAASASVGGSSAYAAGTPSPAAGKILDEKGINAANVQGTGRDGRITKEDALKAQPQAAAPAAAPAPAAAAPAAANSQQPTANSLPGNRNQRRERMSNLRKTVSRRLVSVKNETAMLTTFNEVNMQPIMDLRNKFKDKFKEKHSVGLGFMSFFTKAVCVALQEWPAVNAQIDGTDIVYNDFCDISIAVSAPKGLVVPVIRNAEQLSFDGIEKEIVRLASLARDNKLTIEQMTGGTFTITNGGIFGSMMSTPIINAPQSAILGMHNIVQRPVAENGQVVIRPMMYLALSYDHRIIDGRESVSFLVRVKELLEDPTRLLLGV